The nucleotide sequence CGCGGCGGCCGGGGTCGCGGGCGCGTACCTCGTCGCGATCGGCGGCTGGCCCATCCTGCTGATCGGCCTGGCGTCGCTCGTCGCCGCGGTCGCGTACACGGGCGGACCGTTCCCGCTCGCGTACCGCGGGCTCGGCGACCTCTTCGTCTTCGCGTTCTTCGGCATCGTCGCGGTCGCCGGGACCGTTTGGCTGCAGACGGGCGTACTCGGCGCGCCGGTGCTGGTGCTGTCGCTGCCGGTCGCGTGCCTCGCCACCGCGATCCTCGTCGTCAACAACCTGCGCGACATCGCGACCGACGCGCGCGCCGGCAAGCGGACGCTCGCGGTGCGGCTCGGCGCGTCGGCGACGCGGGCCGAGTACGCGCTGTTGGTGGCGGCGCCGTACGTCGTCGTCGGTGCGGTCGCGGCCACCACGGGGTCCGTCGGGCTGCTGCTGCCGTTCGCGACGGTGCCGCTCGCCGTCCGCGAGGTGCGGGCGCTTTTGCGGCGCGCCGGCGCCGAGCTGAACGCGAGCCTCGCGGGCACGGCGCGGCTCCACCTGCTCTTCGGCGTGCTGCTCGCCGCGGGCCTCCTCGCGTGAACGTCGCCGCCGCGCGCGTCGAGCCGTTCGTCCTGGCGCTCCGCCACCCGCTCGCGACGGCGCGTGGCGCGGTCGCGGAGCGGCGCGGCTTCCTGCTGCACGTCGTGAGCCGGGACGGCCTCGCCGGGTGCGGCGAGGCGAGCCCGGCGTACTGGCTCGGCGAGGGATCGCTCGCGGCCACGGCCGCCGGTCTCGAGCGCATCATGAAGCGCCTCCGTATGCGCCCGCCGCTCGCCGTGCTGCGGGACGCGTTCGACGCCGACGCGCTCGGCGTGCCGCCCGCGGCGGCGTGCGCGCTCGACGGCGCGCTCCTCGATCTCGAGGCGCGCGAACGCGGGACGGCGGTCGCGGCGCTCTTCGGCGCGGAGCCGTCGGCGACGGTCGCGGTCGGTGCGCTGGTGGGCGGGCCGACCGCGGAGGCGGCCGGAGACGAGGCCGCGGCGGCGGTGGCGGGCGGTTTCGGCACCGTGAAGCTCAAGGTCGGCGCCGCGGCGCTCGCCGACGACGTCGCGCGCGTCGCGGCGGTCCGGGCGCGCGTCGGCGCGGGGGTGCGTCTGCGGCTCGATGCCAACCGCGCCTGGACGATCGGCGAGGCGTCCCGCGCGCTCGCCGCCTTCGAGCCCTACGGCGTCGAGTACGTGGAGGAGCCGCTGCGCGAGTTCGATCCCATGGCGTTCGCCGCGCTGGCGGGCGCGACGCCGGTGCCGCTCGCGGTCGACGAGTCGCTGCGAGGCGCGGTCGACGTCGTGCGGCTCGCCGCGGCGGGGGCGCGCGTGCGCGTGGTGCTGAAGGCGGCACGCCTCGGCGGGCCGTCGCGCGTCATCGCCATCGCGGGCGACGCGACGCGCGCCGGGCTGCCGGTCGTCGTGACCGACGCCATCGAGAGTGGAGTCGGGATGCGCATCGCGGCGCACGTCGCGGCGGTGTGCGCGGCGCGCGGCGCCGTCCCCGCCGCGGTCGGCCTCGGCGGCGCGCAGCTCGCGCCGGCGGAAGAGGCGCTGCGCGTCCCCGCGCTCCGCGTCGACGGGCCGGGATTCGCCGTGACCCCCGCGGAGGCGGCCGGCGCCCCGTCCGAGGCGATGCGTGGGTGACCCGCCGGCGGACGTCGCGGCGCCCTGGCTCGTCGAGCGGGCGCGGCGCGATCCCGAGCGGCTCGCCCTGATCGTCGCGGGCGAGCACGTTACGTGGCGCGCGCTGGCGGCGCGGGTCGAGCATGCGGCGAGCGCGCTCGTCGGGCTCGCCGTCGGGCGCGGCGATCGGGTGGCGTTCGCGACGGCGGCGTCGCTTCCCGCCGTCGCCCTGGTCCACGCGGCGCAGCGGATCGGTGCGGTGCTCGTGCCGCTCAATACCCGGCTCGCGCCGCCCGAGATCGCGGCGATCGTGGCGCACGCGGAGCCGGCGGTCGTGGTGCACGACGCGGCGCACGCGGCCGCGGTCGCGGAGGTCGGCGCGCCGCGCGTCGACGCGGCGACGCTCGAGGCGGGCGGCGCTGGACCCGCGCCGCCGCCGGCGCCGTTCGACGCCGCGGCCGCCGCCACCATCGTCTACACCTCCGGGACCACCGGGCGGCCGAAGGGCGTCGTGCTGTCGCATGCCAATCACCGGGCGAGCGCGGCGGCATCGCGCGCCGGGCTCGGCGTGGAGCCCGCCGACCGCTGGCTCTGCTGCCTGCCGCTCTTCCACGTCGGCGGGCTCTCGATCGTGACACGGAGCGTGCTCGACGACGTGCCGGTGGTGCTGCACGACCGCTTCGACGCCCGCGCCGTGTGGCGCGCGGTCGCGGCCGAGCGCGTCACGCTGCTCTCGCTCGTGCCGACGATGCTGCGGCGGCTCCTCGCCGAGGTCGAGGCGATGCCGCGTGTCCACGCGCTCCGCTGCGTGCTCGTCGGCGGGGCGGCGCTCGACCCGGCGCTCGACGCGCGGGCGCGCGCCCGGGGCCTCCCGATCGGGGCGACCTACGGCCTCACCGAGGCGGCGTCGCAGGTCGCGACGGCCGGCGTCGACGACGCGCCCGGCGACGTCGGCCGCCCGCTCGCCGGCACGCGCGTGCGCATCGTCGACGCCGGCGCCGACGGCTGCGGCGAGATCCTGGTGGCGGGTCCGACGGTGATGGCCGGCTATTTCCGAGATCCGGAGGCGACGGCGGCCGCGCTCCGCGACGGGTGGCTCCATACCGGCGACGTCGGCCGCCTCGACGGCGATGGTCGGCTGCGCCTGCTCGACCGTCGCATCGACCTCGTGGTGAGCGGCGGCGAGAACGTCTATCCGAGCGAGGTCGAGGCGGTCCTGCTCGCCCATCCGGCGGTCGCGGAGGCGGCGGTGTACGGCGTCGACGACGCGGAGTGGGGCCGGCGCGTCGAGGCGGCGGTCGTGCCGCGCGCGGGCGCCGCGATCGACGAGTCGGCGCTCCGCGCCTGGTGCCGCGCGCGTCTCGCCGGCTACAAGACGCCGCGCGCGATCGTCGCGGTGACGAGTCTGCCGCGAACGGCGTCCGGGAAGCTCCGCCGTCACGCGCTCGCCGCCGCCGCGGGCGCGGCGCGCTGACGCCGCATCCGAATCACGGTTCGCAGACTTGGGAATCGCCGTCATCGGGCTGTGGCGGCGACGGGAAGGACGCGGGGAGGTCGGCGCCGTCGCGCGGCGCGCGCGGAGCGCCCGGCGCCTTCCGCCACATGGAGCGCCGAGATTGGAACGAAACGTGCTTTCCATGCGGCCATGACGATCGATCCGGCGACGGGCGCGCGGGCGCTTCTTGGAGGCGCTGCCATCGGCGCGAGCGCGATCGCGTTCCTGGCGGCGGCCGGCCGGATCGCCGGGGTGAGCGGCATCGTCGGCGGCCTGCTCGCGCGGCCGAGCGCCGAGAGCGTGTGGCGCGCGGCGTTCGTGGCGGGGCTCCTCGTCGGCGGGGCGATCGTGCGTGGGATCTTCGCCGATCCGTTCCGGGGGCTCGCGGCGACGCCCTTCGCCGTGCTCGTGCCCGCCGGGTTGCTCGTCGGTTTCGGGGCGAGCCTCGGCAGCGGCTGCACGAGCGGTCACGGCGTCTGCGGCGTGAGCCGCGCGTCGCCGCGCTCGATCGTCGCCACGATCACCTTCATGCTGGCGGCCGCGGCGACGGTGTACCTGGCGCGCCATGCGTTCGGGGGGTTCCGGTGACCGGCATCGCCGCGTTTTTCGTGGGGCTCGCGTTCGCGCTCGGGCTCGGGCTCGGAGGCATGACGCAGCCGGCGCGCGTTCTCGGATTCCTCGACGTCGCGGGCGACTGGGATCCGAGTCTGGCCCTCGTCATGGCGGGCGCGATCGGTGTGTACGGCACGGCCTTCCCGTTCGTGCTGCGGCGCCGGCGTCCCCTCCTCGCCGCGGCGTTCCAGGTGCCGACGCGGCGCGACGTCGACGGGCGTCTCGTCACCGGCGCGCTGGTCTTCGGCGTCGGCTGGGGGCTCGCCGGCCTCTGCCCCGGGCCCGCGCTCGCCGCGCTCGCGAGCGGCGACCTCCGTGCCGTGATCTTCGTGGCCGCGATGCTGAGCGGCATGGCCGCGCACCGCCTCGCGGAGCACCGCGCCGCGGCCGCCGCGGCACGTACGCACGCGCCGAGCGCCGGCGCGGGTGTCGGGAGGTCTCATGACGCGTAAGCGGGTGCTGATCGTCGGCGGCGTCGCCGGCGGGGCGTCGTGCGCGGCGCGCCTGCGCCGCCTCGACGAGGATGCGGAGATCGTGCTCTTCGACCGGGGTCCGCACGTCTCCTTCGCCAACTGCGGTCTGCCGTACTTCGTCGGCAACGTCATCGCCGACGAGCGGAAGCTGCTGGTCGCGTCGGCGCAGCTCTTCCAGGAGCGCTTCGCGATCGCGGTTCGCACGCGCCATGAGGTGCTCGCGATCGACCGCGGGCGCCGCACGATCCGCGTACGCGACCTCGACGCAGCCGGCGGGCCGCGCGAGCGCGACGAGCCCTACGACGCGCTCGTGCTCGCACCCGGGGCGGCGCCGATCCGTCCGCCGCTCGCGGGCATCGACCTCCCGGGCATCTTCGCGGTCCGCACGATCCCCGACAGCGTGCGCATCCGGCGCTGGATCGACGAGCGCAAGCCGTCGCGCGCGCTCGTGGTCGGCGGTGGCTTCATCGGCCTCGAAATGGCCGAGAACCTCGCGGGCCGGGGGCTCCGGACGACGGTGCTCGAGAAGCTGCCGCAGGTGATGCCGCCGCTCGATCCCGAGATGGCGCACGGGGTCGCCGAGCACCTCCGGAGCCAGGGCGTCGATCTCCGCCTCGGCGACGGGCTCGCGCGCTTCGAGCGCGGCGGCGGAGACGAGATCGTCGCGATGACCGAGGGCGGGGCGCGGATCGCGAGCGACCTCGTCATCCTCGCGATCGGGGTGCGGCCCGAGACGGGCCTCGCGACGGGCGCGGGCCTGGCGGTCGGGCCGCGCGGCGGCATCGTGGTCGACGCGGAGATGCGGACGGCGGATCCCGCCGTCTGGGCGGTCGGCGACGCGGTGGAGGTGCGCGACGTCGTGACCGGCCAGGAGGCCATCGTCCCGCTCGCCGGACCCGCGAACCGGCAGGGACGAATCGCCGCGGAGTCGATCTGCGGACGCGCCCGCGGTTTCCGCGGCGTGCAGGCGACGGCCGTGGTCGGCGTGTTCGGCCTCACCGTCGCGTGCACCGGCGCGAGCGAGAAGGGCCTCGCGCGCGCCGGCGTCGCCGGTTTCGCGAAGGTGTACCTGCATCCCGGGCATCACGCCGCGTATTATCCGGGCGCGAAGCCGATCCAGCTGAAGCTCCTCTTTTCGGTGCCCGATGGACGCCTGCTCGGAGCGCAGGCCGTCGGCGTCGAGGGCGTGGAGAAGCGCATCGACGTGATCGCGACGACGATCCAGATGGGCGGGACCGTCCACGATCTCGCGGAGGCCGAGCTCTGCTACGCGCCGCAGTTCGGTGGCGCGAAGGATCCGGTGAACCTCGCCGGTATGATCGCGACGAACCACCTCGCCGGCCTGATGCCGCTCGCCGACTGGCTGGCGCTCGACCGCACCGGCGCCGTGCTCCTCGATGTACGCGATGCCGACGAGTACGCCGCCGGGCACGTGCCGGGCGCGGTGCACATCCCGCTCTCCGAGCTGCGGCGGCGCTACGGCGAGCTCCCGGCCGGCCGTCCGGTCGCGGTCTACTGCGGTGTCGGCCAGCGCGCGTACTACGCGACGCGCTTCCTATTGCAACGCGGGTACGAGGCGGCCAATCTGTCCGGCGGGTACGCGACCTATCTCGCGCTGCACGCGGTCGGGCTGGCCCCGTAGGCGCGACGTCACCAAAAGGAGGACTGCGATGCTGATTCGAGTGCTTTCGGCCGGGGTGCTGATGGCGACCCTGGTGCTTCCGACCGGACGGACCGCCCTCGGCGCGATGGACGTCACCGAAGCGTTGCAGCGCATGCGCCAGGCGAGCTTCGCGGGCAAGGACCTGCGCGCCCAGTTCACCTTCGACATCGTGAACGCGAAAGGGGAGAGCGTGCGCTGGGCGGGGCACTACTTCCGCCGCAATGCGCCCGACGCGCGGATTCGGCTGTCGTTCGACGCGCCGGCCGACCTCCACGGCACCGAGGTGCGCGTCGTCGGCGGCGCGAAGGGCGAGAGCCGCGTCAGCGTCTACATGCCGGGTCTGCGGCGCGTGCGCGAGATCAACGGCGACATGCGCGGCGAGAGTTTCTTCGGCACCGACTTCAACTACGAGGACCTCGGCCTGCAACCGCTCGAGTTCCAACAGCACACGCTCACGGAGGCCAAGGACCCCGAGGGGCGCGACTGCTACCGGATCGAGTCGACACCGCAGCACGGCTGGTGGTACGGCCGCATCGTCCGCTTCCTCGATCGCGCGAGCTTCCTGCCGCTGCGTACCGAGTATTACGACCGCGCGGGCGTGCTCTGGAAGGTGCGGACGCTCGGGAAGATCCAGACGATCGCGTCTCACCCGACCGCGACCGAGATCACGATGGAGACCGTGCCGACCAAGACGTCGACCCGCATCACGCTCTCCGAGGTCGCCTACGACAAGGGGCTCGACGACTCGGTGTTTCCGGAGCTGTGACGACGGCGCGGCGGTGCTTCTTGACCGCTCACCGTCGGGTCAGGGGCGTCGCCGCCGCGTCCAATAGCGCCGCACCGCCCAGGGCCGCATGTCGGCGGTCGCCGGTCGGCTGCCGACGGCGGCGAGCCACCGTCGGGTCGCCGCGTTCGCCTCGTCCCAGACGGCCTGCGGCTCGGCGTCCGCCGCGAAGGCGCGCGTCTCGAGGCGATCGCGCTCGTCGAGGAACGTCGCCAGGCGCTCCGGATCCCGCATGACCAGGCGGTGGAGGCGCTCGTGCGTCCACCAGAGGCTGTCGTCGGGCTCGAGGCCCGGGATCGGGCCGATCGCGAGGGGGGTCGTCACCGTGAAGGGCTTGAACACCGCGAGGCAGGGTGCGCTCGTGGCGGTGGCCCAGCACCGCACGGCGCCGTTCGCGAGGTCGACCGCCAGCGAAGCTGTCGTCTGCGAGCCGATGACGAGCCCGCCCGCGTGCATGCACGGCGCACGCATCGCCCCGCGGTGCCACTCGTACGCCGGCCAGCGCGATGCGCCGTGGTCGCGGAGCGTCCGGGCGAGGTCGGCGGGGCTCGTCGCCCGCGCGGCGCCGGCCTCGGTGCGGGGGCGCCGGAACCGGCAACCCGTCAGCGCCGTCTTCACGACCTCGCCATGACGCTCGGCGAAGCCCGGGATCGTGAGCCCGTTCGAGATCGAGCGGGCACCCTCGACGCGCTCGACCGCGGTGTCGCGCCCCGCGGTCTCGAGCACGAAGGCCCCCGCGGGATCGGCGATCATGAAGCTCGAGAAGTAGCGCAGGCCGGCCTGCTCGTACCCGCAGCGTCCGCCCTGACCGTGCCGCGCGTGCAGCGCGGTGACGACATCGACGGCCTCCGCCGCGGAGGCCGCGCGCTCGAGCGCGAGCCGCAGGAGATCCATGCCGGTGAGCCCGCCCTCGCGCGGTACGGCCTCCTTGGTGAAGACGGCCTCGTTGCCGATGACGACGCCGTGCTCGTTGACGCCCATCTCGCCGCCCCACATCCACACCGGACGCGACAGCACGAGCGCGTGCGTGCGCGCCACCTGGGGGATGGCGATGTGCGTACACCTGACCTCGCCCGTGAGGCCGGCGCGGCGCGGGAGCCATTCGAGTGCCTGCGGCTCGTCGGACTCGCGGTCGGAGTTCTTCGCGAAGAGGACACGGCCGGGCGCGACCCGGACGAGGGTGTCACACATCGTCCGGGGCTCTCCGGCATCCGCGGA is from Deltaproteobacteria bacterium and encodes:
- a CDS encoding 1,4-dihydroxy-2-naphthoate polyprenyltransferase, whose protein sequence is MSTASPRGPHAAAPARPSRLAPWLAAARPRTLPAAIVPVVVGLALAARTHALDVGVAGVTLVAALLIQVGTNLANDYYDFVAGADTHERLGPQRITQAGLAAPATVRAAAFAVLAAAGVAGAYLVAIGGWPILLIGLASLVAAVAYTGGPFPLAYRGLGDLFVFAFFGIVAVAGTVWLQTGVLGAPVLVLSLPVACLATAILVVNNLRDIATDARAGKRTLAVRLGASATRAEYALLVAAPYVVVGAVAATTGSVGLLLPFATVPLAVREVRALLRRAGAELNASLAGTARLHLLFGVLLAAGLLA
- the menC gene encoding o-succinylbenzoate synthase, producing the protein MNVAAARVEPFVLALRHPLATARGAVAERRGFLLHVVSRDGLAGCGEASPAYWLGEGSLAATAAGLERIMKRLRMRPPLAVLRDAFDADALGVPPAAACALDGALLDLEARERGTAVAALFGAEPSATVAVGALVGGPTAEAAGDEAAAAVAGGFGTVKLKVGAAALADDVARVAAVRARVGAGVRLRLDANRAWTIGEASRALAAFEPYGVEYVEEPLREFDPMAFAALAGATPVPLAVDESLRGAVDVVRLAAAGARVRVVLKAARLGGPSRVIAIAGDATRAGLPVVVTDAIESGVGMRIAAHVAAVCAARGAVPAAVGLGGAQLAPAEEALRVPALRVDGPGFAVTPAEAAGAPSEAMRG
- the menE gene encoding o-succinylbenzoate--CoA ligase — protein: MGDPPADVAAPWLVERARRDPERLALIVAGEHVTWRALAARVEHAASALVGLAVGRGDRVAFATAASLPAVALVHAAQRIGAVLVPLNTRLAPPEIAAIVAHAEPAVVVHDAAHAAAVAEVGAPRVDAATLEAGGAGPAPPPAPFDAAAAATIVYTSGTTGRPKGVVLSHANHRASAAASRAGLGVEPADRWLCCLPLFHVGGLSIVTRSVLDDVPVVLHDRFDARAVWRAVAAERVTLLSLVPTMLRRLLAEVEAMPRVHALRCVLVGGAALDPALDARARARGLPIGATYGLTEAASQVATAGVDDAPGDVGRPLAGTRVRIVDAGADGCGEILVAGPTVMAGYFRDPEATAAALRDGWLHTGDVGRLDGDGRLRLLDRRIDLVVSGGENVYPSEVEAVLLAHPAVAEAAVYGVDDAEWGRRVEAAVVPRAGAAIDESALRAWCRARLAGYKTPRAIVAVTSLPRTASGKLRRHALAAAAGAAR
- a CDS encoding YeeE/YedE family protein — translated: MTIDPATGARALLGGAAIGASAIAFLAAAGRIAGVSGIVGGLLARPSAESVWRAAFVAGLLVGGAIVRGIFADPFRGLAATPFAVLVPAGLLVGFGASLGSGCTSGHGVCGVSRASPRSIVATITFMLAAAATVYLARHAFGGFR
- a CDS encoding YeeE/YedE family protein, whose protein sequence is MTGIAAFFVGLAFALGLGLGGMTQPARVLGFLDVAGDWDPSLALVMAGAIGVYGTAFPFVLRRRRPLLAAAFQVPTRRDVDGRLVTGALVFGVGWGLAGLCPGPALAALASGDLRAVIFVAAMLSGMAAHRLAEHRAAAAAARTHAPSAGAGVGRSHDA
- a CDS encoding FAD-dependent oxidoreductase — encoded protein: MTRKRVLIVGGVAGGASCAARLRRLDEDAEIVLFDRGPHVSFANCGLPYFVGNVIADERKLLVASAQLFQERFAIAVRTRHEVLAIDRGRRTIRVRDLDAAGGPRERDEPYDALVLAPGAAPIRPPLAGIDLPGIFAVRTIPDSVRIRRWIDERKPSRALVVGGGFIGLEMAENLAGRGLRTTVLEKLPQVMPPLDPEMAHGVAEHLRSQGVDLRLGDGLARFERGGGDEIVAMTEGGARIASDLVILAIGVRPETGLATGAGLAVGPRGGIVVDAEMRTADPAVWAVGDAVEVRDVVTGQEAIVPLAGPANRQGRIAAESICGRARGFRGVQATAVVGVFGLTVACTGASEKGLARAGVAGFAKVYLHPGHHAAYYPGAKPIQLKLLFSVPDGRLLGAQAVGVEGVEKRIDVIATTIQMGGTVHDLAEAELCYAPQFGGAKDPVNLAGMIATNHLAGLMPLADWLALDRTGAVLLDVRDADEYAAGHVPGAVHIPLSELRRRYGELPAGRPVAVYCGVGQRAYYATRFLLQRGYEAANLSGGYATYLALHAVGLAP
- a CDS encoding outer membrane lipoprotein-sorting protein, with amino-acid sequence MLIRVLSAGVLMATLVLPTGRTALGAMDVTEALQRMRQASFAGKDLRAQFTFDIVNAKGESVRWAGHYFRRNAPDARIRLSFDAPADLHGTEVRVVGGAKGESRVSVYMPGLRRVREINGDMRGESFFGTDFNYEDLGLQPLEFQQHTLTEAKDPEGRDCYRIESTPQHGWWYGRIVRFLDRASFLPLRTEYYDRAGVLWKVRTLGKIQTIASHPTATEITMETVPTKTSTRITLSEVAYDKGLDDSVFPEL